A genomic region of Halococcus salsus contains the following coding sequences:
- a CDS encoding MFS transporter, with the protein MDDNDRAITSLVVLSHSLVHTYEFAMPIFIPVWLSQFNSTAFLVGSVITVGVFLYGVGSLPAGILTDRIGSQPLLVGCLAGMGLAFLGVSVAPNLIVLAFALAIWGTAASVHHPAGLTLITRNSSTRGDVFAYHGMAGNIGTAAGPLLTTLLLVAFNNDWRFVALILALPALFASVLAARISVNEGTVTTTTDGGARAPDIDSIGEFFDTSRLLFASAFIVVFGMVMSYGLYYRGSLTFLPEMFSGFEAIRPIHAFGGTFEPGNYVFAGLLAMGLFGQYVGGKLTDRIRVEIGLTTGFAMLAILAVGYVPVSNAGLGPLLVLSTVFGFVLFYIQPFYQAAVAEYTPPAARGLSYGFTYFGDFGFGALAASGAGAILTYSSATVLFAILAIIAVVGGGFSTYLLSRRDSKSD; encoded by the coding sequence ATGGACGACAATGATCGGGCTATTACTAGCCTCGTAGTACTTTCGCACTCTCTAGTCCACACCTATGAATTTGCCATGCCGATCTTCATCCCTGTCTGGCTCTCACAGTTCAACTCAACGGCATTCCTTGTTGGGAGCGTAATTACGGTAGGGGTGTTTCTCTATGGAGTTGGGTCGCTGCCCGCTGGTATTCTAACCGATCGTATCGGTTCTCAGCCTTTGCTAGTTGGCTGTCTCGCGGGTATGGGCCTCGCCTTCCTTGGAGTGAGTGTCGCTCCGAATCTCATCGTACTGGCATTCGCACTTGCTATCTGGGGTACTGCAGCGAGTGTACATCATCCAGCGGGGCTAACACTGATTACAAGAAATTCCTCCACTCGTGGAGATGTCTTCGCCTATCACGGAATGGCAGGAAACATAGGTACCGCTGCTGGTCCATTGCTCACAACTCTCCTTCTTGTAGCTTTCAACAACGATTGGCGGTTCGTGGCACTCATTTTAGCACTTCCAGCGCTCTTCGCATCCGTTCTCGCTGCCCGAATTAGTGTTAATGAGGGCACTGTGACTACCACTACTGATGGCGGAGCACGCGCGCCCGATATTGATTCCATTGGAGAGTTCTTCGACACCTCTAGACTCCTCTTTGCGAGTGCATTCATTGTGGTCTTTGGGATGGTAATGAGCTACGGGCTCTACTATCGGGGCTCCCTAACGTTTCTCCCAGAGATGTTCTCGGGTTTCGAAGCGATCCGCCCAATTCACGCCTTTGGCGGAACATTTGAACCTGGCAACTACGTTTTTGCAGGGCTACTCGCTATGGGTCTATTTGGACAGTATGTCGGTGGAAAACTAACAGACCGAATCCGGGTCGAAATTGGACTTACCACGGGTTTCGCCATGCTCGCGATCCTCGCTGTTGGGTACGTTCCGGTCTCAAATGCAGGTCTTGGTCCATTGCTCGTCCTATCAACGGTATTCGGTTTCGTACTTTTTTACATCCAACCGTTCTATCAGGCGGCTGTTGCGGAGTATACCCCACCAGCTGCCCGCGGACTCTCGTATGGATTCACTTACTTCGGCGATTTCGGGTTTGGTGCCCTTGCTGCATCTGGGGCCGGAGCGATACTAACGTATTCTTCTGCTACAGTGCTATTTGCAATCCTCGCCATTATTGCCGTTGTTGGTGGCGGATTTAGCACCTACCTACTTTCCCGGAGAGACTCTAAGAGTGATTGA
- the lrp gene encoding HTH-type transcriptional regulator Lrp, whose translation MTYENLDTELINELLGDGRASLRQLAEKLDVSVTTVSNHLDDLESAGVIQGYSPQIDYEALGYGVTAIIHLNIEGSGLSEVADSLREYDQLTSVYEVTGNHDVVAIGKFKDTDDMNDLIKKLINNTDINESDTSVVLDTVCENEQFELEMQT comes from the coding sequence ATGACGTACGAGAACCTCGACACAGAGTTGATCAACGAACTTCTGGGTGATGGTCGGGCGAGTCTTCGCCAACTCGCCGAAAAGCTTGATGTGTCAGTCACGACAGTCTCAAACCATCTCGATGATCTTGAGTCGGCAGGTGTGATACAGGGTTATTCACCGCAAATAGATTACGAGGCACTTGGTTACGGAGTAACAGCGATCATCCACCTCAATATCGAAGGAAGTGGGCTGTCAGAGGTCGCTGATAGTCTCAGAGAATACGACCAGCTCACATCAGTGTATGAAGTGACTGGCAATCATGATGTTGTTGCAATCGGGAAATTCAAGGACACCGATGATATGAACGACCTGATCAAGAAACTGATTAACAACACAGACATCAACGAGTCGGACACGAGTGTGGTTCTGGATACTGTATGTGAGAACGAACAGTTTGAACTCGAAATGCAAACATAG
- a CDS encoding universal stress protein, with protein sequence MSTQVLVPLTDSSHAWPGLKYALELYPEADITVINVIDPAGAGYGEYSSSEESGQVTPESQAEALFTAASDLASESGRDLTTTLIEGRPAEAIVEHAENHSFDAIVMGSRGRSGVSRVLLGSVAGSVVENSSVPVTVVP encoded by the coding sequence ATGAGCACCCAAGTTCTTGTCCCCCTTACAGACTCAAGCCATGCTTGGCCAGGTCTGAAGTATGCACTTGAACTGTATCCAGAAGCAGATATCACTGTCATAAACGTCATTGACCCGGCCGGGGCAGGGTATGGAGAGTATTCGTCAAGTGAGGAAAGCGGCCAAGTTACTCCAGAGAGCCAAGCAGAGGCATTGTTCACAGCAGCAAGTGACTTAGCTAGTGAATCTGGAAGAGACCTCACTACGACTCTCATAGAAGGTCGTCCCGCCGAAGCAATCGTTGAACATGCTGAAAACCACTCTTTTGATGCGATCGTAATGGGAAGTCGCGGCCGCTCCGGTGTTTCGCGCGTTCTTCTTGGAAGCGTTGCAGGATCGGTTGTAGAAAACTCGTCGGTGCCTGTTACTGTGGTGCCGTGA
- a CDS encoding HPP family protein gives MNDQITTSLHTGLLIAILGVLTWASGLPALFPSLGPSAFVLAMFPESEASNPKRVIGSHVLGVIAGFLAYHLFAQGIVVTGQIPPFSTVSLRLAVSSVVAIVLTVVAMLYFGIRHPPACATTLIVALGLLPTLFDSIIIIGAVVIIVGVQKLLLRIDQLIRDSTHWSLS, from the coding sequence ATGAACGACCAGATAACTACAAGTCTGCATACTGGCCTCTTGATTGCAATCTTGGGAGTCCTCACATGGGCAAGTGGGCTACCAGCGTTGTTTCCGAGCCTAGGGCCATCTGCATTCGTTCTCGCGATGTTCCCCGAGAGCGAGGCAAGCAATCCAAAGCGGGTGATAGGAAGCCATGTTCTGGGAGTCATCGCTGGTTTTCTCGCATACCATCTCTTTGCACAGGGTATCGTCGTTACAGGCCAAATACCACCGTTTTCAACTGTTAGTCTTAGATTAGCTGTCAGTAGCGTTGTAGCGATCGTCTTGACCGTAGTTGCCATGCTCTACTTTGGTATTCGGCATCCACCAGCTTGTGCGACGACGCTAATCGTGGCGCTTGGACTCCTCCCGACACTCTTTGATAGTATAATTATCATCGGTGCTGTAGTCATCATTGTTGGCGTTCAGAAGCTCTTGCTCCGTATTGATCAACTAATTAGAGATTCCACGCACTGGAGTCTCTCTTAG